The Glycine max cultivar Williams 82 chromosome 12, Glycine_max_v4.0, whole genome shotgun sequence genome window below encodes:
- the LOC102664651 gene encoding uncharacterized protein codes for MDIPLRSTRKYLFKKTDLLRLRELASLVSDPVDFQAHHGKLLRILRVDVEEGCLETLVQFYDPLYHCFTFPDYQLVPTLEEYSYLVGLPVPDKIPFHGFEPTPKPSDIAAALHLKTSIIQANLTSKGGLQGLPTHFLYQQASIFAEAASILAFHSILALLIYGLLLFPNIDNFIDINAIKIFLTKNPVPTLLADTYHSIHDRTQAGRGTISCCAPLLYQWFTFHLPQSRAFKTNDDKLSWPRRIMTLDPSDIVWYQAASDVGEIIVSCGEYPNVPLLGMRGGISYNPLLARRQFGYPIKTKPNNLALTNEFYLNHGDHSNKRERFAQAWSAIRRLSRSQLGKKSDYVHESYTQWVIDRTKSFGLPYRLPRYLSSTIPPSSLPIPFDTKEEFHEQLTKERQEKETWKRRCQELEQENETLKGKIAQQSRELFIQNQRMIEKDDLLRQKDALLHRDARRKRRFMDLFSRAHSDSEDPSTPGV; via the coding sequence ATGGACATCCCACTGAGAAGCACTAGGAAGTACCTTTTCAAAAAAACAGACCTGTTGAGATTAAGGGAGCTAGCATCTTTAGTAAGTGATCCAGTTGATTTTCAAGCTCATCATGGGAAGTTGCTCAGAATTCTTAGAGTAGATGTTGAGGAAGGATGCCTAGAGACCCTGGTTCAGTTCTATGACCCGCTCTACCATTGCTTCACATTTCCCGATTACCAGCTTGTCCCCACACTTGAAGAGTACTCCTACCTAGTGGGTTTACCTGTGCCAGACAAGATACCTTTCCATGGTTTTGAGCCTACCCCTAAACCCTCCGACATCGCAGCCGCCCTCCATCTTAAAACCTCTATCATCCAAGCAAACCTTACCTCTAAAGGAGGCCTCCAAGGTCTTCCCACCCACTTCCTCTACCAACAAGCCTCCATATTTGCTGAAGCAGCTAGTATACTTGCCTTCCATTCTATCCTAGCCCTCCTTATATATGGCCTTTTACTCTTCCCAAATATTGACAACTTCATCGATATCAATGCCATTAAAATCTTTCTTACAAAGAACCCCGTACCCACTCTACTCGCCGATACCTACCATTCTATCCATGACCGTACCCAGGCTGGCCGTGGAACCATTTCTTGTTGTGCACCTTTACTCTATCAGTGGTTTACCTTCCACTTACCTCAATCCCGTGCCTTCAAGACCAATGATGACAAGCTTTCCTGGCCTCGCCGAATCATGACCCTTGACCCATCTGACATTGTTTGGTACCAAGCAGCTAGTGATGTTGGAGAGATTATTGTGAGTTGTGGTGAATATCCCAACGTACCTCTTTTGGGTATGCGTGGCGGAATTAGCTACAACCCACTCCTCGCTCGACGACAATTTGGGTACCCAATAAAGACAAAACCAAACAACCTTGCCTTGACTAATGAATTCTATCTTAACCATGGTGATCACTCGAACAAAAGGGAAAGATTCGCACAAGCTTGGAGCGCTATCCGCAGACTCAGCAGAAGTCAGTTGGGAAAGAAATCAGACTATGTGCACGAATCTTATACCCAATGGGTTATTGATAGGACCAAGAGCTTTGGCCTACCCTACCGCTTACCTAGATACCTATCGTCCACCATCCCACCATCATCCTTGCCTATCCCCTTCGACACCAAGGAAGAGTTTCATGAACAATTAACCAAAGAAAggcaagaaaaagaaacttgGAAGAGGAGATGCCAGGAGCTCGAGCAAGAGAATGAGACTTTGAAAGGGAAGATAGCCCAACAGAGCCGTGAGCTTTTTATCCAGAACCAGAGGATGATCGAGAAGGACGACTTGCTTCGTCAGAAAGACGCCTTGCTCCACCGAGATGCTAGAAGGAAGAGGAGGTTTATGGACTTGTTCTCCCGTGCACATTCAGATTCCGAGGACCCATCTACTCCGGGAGTTTGA